The following are encoded in a window of Chryseobacterium sp. genomic DNA:
- a CDS encoding TIGR03915 family putative DNA repair protein, whose translation MTTLVHDGSFEGLMTAVFEVFEYRYEPARIIGEEHHQHYAFFDEVHTVITDQSKADRVIKKMENVLGKSGVRQLLLVYLSERPEAGDLILSAVRQSVKNPGADILQNFGDSDIMDIAKICKSMGREIHRLHAFVRFEELEDGMFFAKVEPDFNVLPVGFRFFKDRYADQKWMIYDLRRRFGVVYDLNATTFFYPEAEQLGMLKNPSDLYSEKERKYQQLWQRYFTKTNINERKNMKLHIQHVPKRYWKYLTEKG comes from the coding sequence ATGACCACGCTTGTCCATGACGGTTCCTTTGAAGGTTTGATGACCGCGGTTTTTGAGGTTTTTGAATACCGTTACGAACCGGCGCGCATTATTGGCGAAGAACATCATCAACATTATGCTTTTTTTGATGAGGTACATACGGTAATCACTGATCAGTCAAAAGCGGACAGGGTTATAAAAAAAATGGAAAATGTTCTGGGCAAAAGTGGAGTTAGGCAATTGTTACTTGTCTATCTTTCGGAAAGACCCGAAGCCGGCGATCTGATACTTTCAGCTGTGAGGCAGTCTGTGAAAAATCCCGGAGCAGATATTCTTCAGAATTTTGGCGACAGCGATATTATGGACATTGCCAAAATCTGCAAAAGTATGGGTCGTGAAATCCACCGGCTGCATGCTTTTGTCCGTTTTGAAGAACTGGAGGATGGAATGTTCTTTGCAAAAGTGGAACCCGACTTCAATGTTCTCCCTGTAGGTTTCCGTTTCTTTAAGGACCGTTATGCCGATCAGAAATGGATGATTTATGATTTGAGGCGTCGGTTCGGCGTAGTGTACGACCTTAATGCTACCACTTTCTTTTATCCAGAGGCAGAGCAATTGGGTATGCTTAAGAATCCTTCAGATTTATACAGCGAAAAGGAGAGGAAATATCAGCAGTTATGGCAGCGCTATTTTACCAAAACCAACATCAACGAAAGGAAAAATATGAAGCTGCATATTCAGCATGTGCCAAAGCGATACTGGAAATACCTCACCGAAAAAGGATAA
- a CDS encoding putative DNA modification/repair radical SAM protein — protein sequence MNFERIQEKLEILADAAKYDVSCSSSGGNRKNKGGLGNSHASGICHTYTEDGRCVSLLKILLTNHCIYDCAYCVSRKTNDVKRAAFTVEEVVDLTISFYRRNYIEGLFLSSGIFKDSDTTMERLVRVAKKLRLEHNFNGYIHLKSIPGASDELMKEAGLYADRLSVNIEIPTEKGLKLLAPDKSHSEMIKPMTFVKNELVLYKEEKKIFRKVPRFAPAGQSTQMIVGASNETDLKIIKVADHFYRNFNMKRVYYSGYVPVLEDSRLPSIHSQVPMQRENRLYQADWLMRFYGFEATEILDPEQPFLDLEVDPKLAWALRHREQFPVNINTASKEMILRIPGIGTKSAGKILMARKFQKLGMDQLRKMGVAVNRAKYFVEFDSSNVFSKFIDDQNLRKILLSGMTSKYQNPFSQQLTLF from the coding sequence ATGAATTTTGAACGCATACAGGAGAAACTGGAGATACTTGCAGATGCAGCCAAGTATGATGTTTCGTGTTCATCCAGCGGTGGAAACCGTAAGAATAAGGGCGGTTTGGGTAACAGTCACGCCTCCGGCATCTGCCACACCTATACGGAAGACGGACGCTGTGTATCGCTGCTCAAAATTCTGCTCACTAACCACTGCATTTATGATTGCGCTTATTGTGTCTCGCGTAAGACTAATGATGTAAAGCGTGCTGCCTTTACGGTGGAGGAGGTCGTAGACCTCACCATCAGTTTTTACCGCCGGAATTATATAGAAGGACTTTTTCTGAGTTCAGGAATTTTCAAAGATTCGGATACCACAATGGAGAGGTTGGTTAGGGTGGCAAAAAAACTTCGTTTAGAACATAATTTCAACGGATATATTCACCTTAAGTCCATTCCGGGAGCAAGCGACGAACTCATGAAAGAGGCCGGCCTGTATGCCGACAGGCTCTCCGTCAATATTGAAATTCCAACCGAAAAAGGTTTGAAACTTTTGGCCCCGGACAAGTCGCATTCGGAAATGATTAAACCAATGACTTTTGTGAAGAACGAGTTGGTTCTCTACAAAGAAGAAAAGAAAATCTTCCGGAAAGTTCCCAGGTTTGCTCCTGCAGGTCAATCTACTCAGATGATTGTAGGGGCTTCCAATGAAACGGACCTTAAGATCATCAAGGTGGCCGATCATTTTTACCGGAATTTCAACATGAAACGTGTGTATTATTCAGGTTATGTGCCGGTCCTGGAGGACAGCCGTCTTCCATCCATCCATTCCCAGGTTCCCATGCAACGGGAAAACCGGCTTTATCAGGCCGACTGGCTCATGCGGTTTTACGGTTTTGAAGCAACCGAAATTCTGGATCCGGAACAGCCTTTCCTTGACCTGGAAGTAGATCCTAAACTTGCCTGGGCGCTCAGACACCGTGAACAGTTCCCGGTGAACATTAACACAGCTTCAAAAGAAATGATTTTGCGTATTCCTGGCATAGGCACCAAATCAGCAGGTAAGATTCTGATGGCCCGTAAATTCCAGAAGCTGGGGATGGATCAGCTCCGGAAAATGGGCGTTGCGGTGAACCGGGCTAAATATTTTGTTGAATTTGACAGTTCCAATGTCTTCAGCAAATTCATAGATGATCAGAATCTCAGAAAAATTCTGCTGAGCGGTATGACATCCAAATATCAAAATCCCTTTTCCCAACAGCTAACTTTATTCTAA
- a CDS encoding alpha-amylase, producing MNPTMIQFFHWYSAGDSTLYTEAVQAADYLAELGISAVWFPPAYKAAGGGFSVGYDPYDLFDLGEFDQKGGIATKYGTKEQYLDACSVLKSKGISIIADIVLNHKAGGDEKEKFHAMRVNPENRHEILSEPIEIESYTKFTFPGRGETYSDFKWDFQCFSGVDYAEGQEPGIYQIIHDHGDGWEEIISDELGNYDFLMHNDLEHRNPFVRAELNHWGKWYHDQIGFDGVRLDAVKHQSPDFYKEWLYTLRANTGKNIFAVGEYWAPGALDLKLKYIEATEGCMSLFDSSLHHNFHVASLQGGDFDLRTIFNDTLTLANPLLSVTVVDNHDTQPLQELEAPVEHWFKPLAYALILLRKDGYPCIFYPDLFGAHYTDVDKEGNEQEIFLNKVEKIEELLKARQLYAYGTQRDYFEDANCLGWVREGDGEHPGCAVVLSNKEAYEKPMEMGLQYAGQPFRDYLGWFPQEVVIDENGWGSFPVPAGNVSVWVPV from the coding sequence ATGAATCCAACAATGATCCAGTTTTTCCACTGGTATTCCGCCGGTGACTCCACACTTTATACCGAAGCTGTACAGGCTGCAGATTATCTTGCAGAACTTGGAATATCGGCTGTGTGGTTTCCGCCGGCATACAAGGCTGCAGGTGGCGGGTTTTCAGTAGGCTACGATCCCTACGACCTTTTTGATCTGGGCGAATTTGACCAGAAAGGCGGCATTGCTACAAAATACGGAACCAAAGAACAGTATTTGGACGCCTGCAGCGTACTGAAAAGCAAAGGGATTTCCATCATCGCTGATATCGTGCTCAATCACAAAGCAGGAGGCGACGAGAAGGAAAAATTTCACGCAATGCGTGTCAATCCAGAAAACAGACATGAAATACTCTCCGAACCGATAGAAATTGAGAGTTATACCAAATTTACATTTCCGGGAAGGGGCGAAACTTACTCCGATTTCAAGTGGGATTTCCAGTGTTTCTCTGGTGTGGATTATGCCGAAGGGCAGGAGCCCGGCATCTATCAGATCATCCATGATCATGGTGACGGCTGGGAGGAAATTATTTCAGATGAGCTGGGCAATTATGATTTCCTGATGCATAATGACCTGGAACACCGCAATCCCTTTGTCCGCGCCGAACTGAACCATTGGGGAAAATGGTACCATGACCAGATCGGATTCGATGGTGTGCGGCTCGATGCTGTGAAGCACCAGTCACCGGATTTTTATAAGGAATGGCTTTATACGCTTCGGGCTAATACGGGAAAGAACATTTTTGCCGTTGGCGAATACTGGGCACCCGGTGCTCTGGATCTCAAACTGAAATATATTGAAGCCACTGAAGGCTGTATGAGTCTCTTCGATTCGTCGCTGCATCACAACTTTCATGTCGCGTCACTGCAGGGCGGCGATTTTGACCTTCGCACCATTTTCAATGATACGCTAACACTCGCCAATCCACTGCTTTCCGTGACAGTGGTGGACAATCACGACACGCAACCGCTGCAGGAACTGGAAGCACCGGTGGAGCATTGGTTCAAACCTCTTGCCTATGCGCTTATTCTGTTGCGCAAAGATGGCTATCCCTGCATTTTTTATCCGGATCTTTTTGGCGCGCACTATACAGATGTAGACAAAGAGGGCAATGAGCAGGAAATATTTCTGAATAAGGTGGAGAAAATTGAGGAGTTGCTTAAAGCCAGACAACTTTATGCGTACGGTACACAACGCGACTATTTTGAAGATGCCAACTGTCTGGGTTGGGTGCGCGAAGGTGACGGTGAACATCCCGGTTGCGCCGTGGTTCTCAGTAACAAAGAGGCTTATGAAAAACCTATGGAAATGGGACTTCAATATGCCGGTCAACCTTTCCGTGATTACCTTGGTTGGTTTCCGCAGGAGGTTGTTATCGACGAAAACGGCTGGGGAAGTTTCCCTGTCCCTGCCGGAAATGTAAGTGTTTGGGTACCTGTCTGA
- the dinB gene encoding DNA polymerase IV, with amino-acid sequence MTRAEKKIIHVDMDAFYASVEQYDQPELRGKPVCVGGGRYGVVAAASYEARKFGIRSAMPGRLALEKCPHLIVVKPRFQRYKEISNQIRQIFFEYTDLVEPLSLDEAYLDVTENKMGIQSANSIAREIRQKIFERTGLTASAGISVNKFLAKVASDYNKPNGQKTIHPTQVLAFMEKLPIEKFYGIGKVTANRMHSLHIFTGADLKAKSLEQLTELFGKAGKYYYDVVRGIHDHPVRPERIAKSVGVEETFWENLVDEDAVFEQLKDLGKELEARLTKKNLKGKTLTLKIKYSDFSLFTRSRSGEKFFCDYDHIYNMALQMWQLRPFDRPVRLLGLSVSGLDNGNTKQVSVQLKIPFEDYLT; translated from the coding sequence ATGACCCGTGCTGAAAAGAAAATAATTCACGTTGATATGGATGCGTTTTACGCTTCTGTGGAGCAGTATGACCAGCCCGAACTTAGAGGCAAACCTGTTTGTGTGGGCGGTGGCCGCTACGGTGTGGTAGCTGCCGCCAGTTACGAAGCCCGAAAGTTTGGTATCCGCTCTGCAATGCCGGGACGGTTGGCGCTGGAAAAATGCCCCCACCTGATTGTGGTGAAGCCCCGCTTCCAGCGATACAAAGAGATTTCAAACCAGATCCGCCAGATTTTCTTTGAATATACGGACCTGGTAGAACCTCTGTCGCTGGATGAGGCCTACCTGGATGTTACTGAAAATAAGATGGGAATCCAGTCCGCAAATTCCATCGCGAGGGAAATCAGACAGAAAATTTTTGAGCGTACCGGTTTAACTGCTTCTGCGGGCATATCTGTTAACAAATTCCTGGCGAAAGTGGCCTCAGATTACAATAAGCCGAACGGACAGAAAACCATTCATCCCACTCAGGTACTGGCCTTCATGGAGAAACTGCCGATTGAGAAGTTCTATGGAATTGGTAAAGTAACCGCCAACAGGATGCACAGCCTACATATATTTACAGGTGCAGACCTTAAGGCAAAGTCGCTGGAGCAACTGACCGAACTTTTCGGTAAGGCCGGAAAATATTATTATGATGTCGTACGTGGAATACATGATCATCCCGTAAGACCGGAGCGAATTGCTAAAAGTGTGGGAGTTGAAGAAACTTTTTGGGAGAATCTTGTAGATGAAGATGCCGTTTTTGAGCAGCTTAAAGACCTTGGTAAAGAGCTGGAAGCACGGCTTACAAAGAAAAACCTGAAAGGAAAGACGCTTACGCTTAAAATTAAGTACAGCGATTTCAGTCTCTTTACAAGGTCCAGATCCGGTGAAAAGTTCTTTTGTGATTATGACCATATTTATAATATGGCCTTGCAAATGTGGCAGTTGCGACCCTTTGACAGACCCGTGCGTTTGTTGGGCCTTTCAGTTTCCGGCCTTGATAACGGGAATACAAAACAGGTATCGGTGCAGCTTAAAATACCTTTTGAGGATTATCTAACATAA
- a CDS encoding molecular chaperone has translation MKTRSYFYAVLILFVACGFVNAQTGLDVTPPRSYFVSAPGSSSSNKIKVTNSSKTNSLTLTVSTHDWEYDTEGNNVIADAGTLKNSATNWVTISPQSYFSLAPGESQDIIVTVKAPALQADTLNVHTALLFITQTNPVDSYNQEGAMVKVTLRSGIKLYHRYNSPEDPNVEFQDYRYNKKAKMLELDLENTGNMWTDGTVFTELVNLSNGRKQTLEDQILYTLPGDRRSVKITLPKDLQPGKYTASSTFSYGNDDTIKMAELAFVHE, from the coding sequence ATGAAAACGAGGTCTTATTTTTACGCCGTTCTGATACTGTTTGTGGCATGCGGTTTCGTAAATGCTCAGACGGGGCTTGATGTTACGCCCCCCAGATCATATTTTGTGTCTGCCCCCGGCTCCTCCAGTTCAAACAAGATAAAGGTTACAAATTCAAGTAAGACAAATTCGCTTACTCTCACTGTATCCACCCACGACTGGGAGTACGATACTGAAGGGAATAATGTCATAGCAGATGCAGGTACTCTGAAAAACTCTGCGACAAATTGGGTTACCATCAGTCCGCAAAGCTATTTTTCATTGGCTCCAGGCGAATCTCAGGATATTATAGTGACAGTGAAAGCTCCTGCTTTACAAGCTGATACACTTAATGTGCATACAGCTCTTTTATTTATCACCCAAACCAATCCTGTGGATTCCTACAATCAGGAAGGTGCCATGGTTAAGGTAACACTGCGTTCGGGAATAAAACTTTATCACCGCTATAATTCTCCGGAGGATCCCAATGTTGAGTTTCAGGATTACCGTTATAACAAAAAAGCAAAGATGCTGGAACTGGATCTGGAAAATACCGGAAATATGTGGACAGACGGCACTGTCTTTACTGAGCTGGTGAATTTGAGCAACGGTCGGAAACAAACACTAGAAGATCAGATCTTATATACGCTTCCGGGAGACCGCCGATCAGTAAAAATAACACTTCCAAAGGACCTGCAACCCGGGAAATATACCGCTTCATCAACTTTTTCTTACGGTAATGATGATACGATTAAAATGGCCGAACTGGCATTTGTACATGAGTAA
- a CDS encoding DUF3467 domain-containing protein, with translation MDNNQNQNQDPNNININLNEMVAAGVYCNLALVNHSPSEFVLDFIQLMPGVQQANVRSRVILAPLHAKRVLTALQQNIANYEQQFGEIKEVEPFVLGQNNNVQA, from the coding sequence ATGGACAACAACCAAAACCAAAATCAGGACCCAAACAACATTAACATTAACCTTAACGAAATGGTAGCTGCAGGTGTATACTGTAACCTGGCACTTGTAAACCACTCTCCTTCCGAGTTTGTACTGGACTTCATCCAGCTTATGCCGGGTGTACAGCAGGCAAATGTAAGATCAAGAGTGATTCTTGCACCACTTCACGCTAAGAGAGTGCTTACTGCGCTTCAGCAAAATATCGCAAACTACGAGCAGCAGTTTGGCGAAATTAAGGAAGTTGAGCCTTTCGTATTGGGACAGAACAATAACGTTCAGGCATAA
- a CDS encoding helix-turn-helix domain-containing protein, with amino-acid sequence MKTLRDWGLSALSDIQDEDRMINFAGYSILYTATENVHLLIFDNEVHLPPETFYYIPPDSPIQFMSETRQAILMWFKVDLFVDRLEFLSHIKRGIFFRNPLGWAVPNNFMPFESIMKYYYFPTQEKVMNKLFAKNLLINFLEFILIRTLMEYDPKMDHYRKDSYEKEMANKFIFLLLNESSFNFTAVYYADKLNISKRTLDNAVQTVYGCTTKSFIIAKALEKAKKLLRGTEIPVKNISQDLGFSEESNFSNFFKKHTGSSPREFRDHAVSQIPNLRLVKS; translated from the coding sequence ATGAAGACTCTAAGAGACTGGGGCCTTAGTGCCCTCAGCGATATACAGGATGAGGACCGGATGATCAACTTTGCCGGTTACTCCATTCTGTATACCGCTACTGAGAATGTACATCTGCTTATTTTTGACAATGAGGTGCATCTGCCTCCGGAAACATTCTATTATATTCCGCCGGACAGTCCTATTCAGTTCATGAGCGAAACCCGTCAAGCAATCCTGATGTGGTTTAAAGTTGATCTCTTTGTAGACCGCCTGGAATTCCTGAGCCACATAAAGAGAGGTATCTTTTTCCGTAACCCGCTTGGGTGGGCCGTTCCCAATAATTTTATGCCTTTTGAGTCCATTATGAAGTATTATTATTTCCCGACTCAGGAAAAGGTGATGAATAAACTTTTCGCCAAAAATCTGCTCATCAACTTTCTGGAGTTTATCCTGATCCGTACCCTTATGGAATACGATCCGAAAATGGATCATTACCGGAAAGACAGCTACGAAAAGGAGATGGCGAATAAATTTATCTTTCTGCTGCTTAATGAGTCTTCCTTTAATTTTACAGCTGTGTATTACGCCGATAAGCTGAACATCAGCAAGAGAACGCTGGACAATGCCGTGCAGACGGTGTATGGATGTACAACCAAATCCTTCATTATAGCTAAAGCTCTGGAAAAGGCAAAGAAACTGCTGAGGGGAACGGAGATACCTGTTAAGAACATCAGCCAGGACCTTGGTTTTTCTGAAGAAAGTAATTTCAGTAATTTCTTTAAGAAGCATACCGGCAGCTCGCCCCGTGAATTCCGTGACCATGCGGTGAGCCAGATTCCGAATCTGAGACTAGTGAAGTCCTGA
- a CDS encoding NAD(P)-dependent alcohol dehydrogenase: MNTKEVKAFGTEAKDKDLEQITILRREVTPTDIEIEIMYCGVCHSDLHTARNDWGGTVYPAVPGHEIIGKVVSVGSDVTKFKIGDLAGVGCLVDSCRECDSCRQDLEQYCLNGSTGTYNSKDPFITGQRTYGGYAETVVVDEAFGLHIPENLDLKAVAPLLCAGVTTWSPLIHWKVKEGSKVAVVGLGGLGHMAIKLAKGLGAEVTLFSRTPDKIQDALDLGADAVIISTYEHEMKEAAGQFDLIIDTVPYDHDINPYIATLNISGTLVLVGYLGKMEDMLHTVPLILGRKSVAGSVIGGIKETQDMLDFCGEKNILPEIEMIKMQEINEAYERMLKSDVRYRFVIDMQSLKRQVN; this comes from the coding sequence ATGAATACTAAAGAAGTAAAAGCCTTCGGTACGGAGGCTAAAGATAAAGATCTGGAGCAGATCACCATCCTGCGCCGGGAAGTTACCCCTACTGACATTGAAATTGAAATCATGTACTGCGGCGTATGTCACAGTGATCTTCACACGGCCCGCAACGACTGGGGAGGTACGGTTTATCCCGCCGTTCCCGGTCATGAGATCATTGGTAAGGTGGTTTCCGTCGGTTCGGATGTAACAAAATTCAAGATCGGAGATCTTGCGGGAGTCGGTTGTCTGGTCGATTCTTGCCGCGAGTGCGACAGCTGCCGTCAGGACTTGGAACAGTACTGTCTGAACGGTTCTACAGGTACCTACAACAGTAAGGATCCTTTCATCACCGGACAAAGGACCTACGGCGGCTATGCCGAAACTGTAGTAGTAGACGAAGCCTTCGGTCTGCATATTCCTGAAAACCTGGATCTGAAAGCGGTAGCACCTTTGCTTTGCGCCGGTGTAACTACGTGGTCACCGCTGATACACTGGAAGGTAAAGGAAGGCAGCAAAGTGGCGGTTGTTGGTTTGGGTGGTCTGGGCCACATGGCTATTAAACTGGCTAAAGGCCTTGGTGCAGAAGTGACACTTTTTTCCAGGACGCCGGATAAGATTCAGGACGCGTTGGATTTGGGCGCTGATGCTGTAATCATTTCAACTTACGAACATGAGATGAAGGAAGCCGCCGGACAGTTTGATCTGATTATCGATACTGTACCTTACGATCATGATATCAATCCCTACATCGCTACACTAAACATCAGCGGAACACTGGTATTGGTTGGTTATCTGGGTAAGATGGAAGACATGCTTCATACCGTTCCGCTTATTTTAGGTCGAAAATCCGTAGCAGGTTCCGTTATTGGCGGAATTAAGGAAACTCAGGATATGCTGGATTTCTGCGGCGAGAAAAACATCCTCCCGGAAATTGAAATGATTAAGATGCAGGAGATTAACGAAGCCTACGAGCGTATGCTGAAAAGCGATGTACGCTACCGTTTTGTTATTGATATGCAGAGCCTGAAGAGACAGGTGAACTGA